CCAGGCGCCGCGTATCGACGAGGCGCGTCACGATGCGCTCTACGAGCTGGAAATCGCACTCGCCAACGTGCCGACGCCCTGGACCGGCAATCCGCCGCTGCCCTGGCTGACCGACCGGCTGTTCCGCAACCTGCTGACCGACGTGTCGGGCAACACGCACCGTACCGAGATCTGCATCGACAAGCTGTTCTCGCCGGACGGCCCGACCGGGCGGCTCGGCCTGGTCGAGTTCCGCTCCTTCGAGATGCCGCCGGACGCGCGCATGAGCCTCGCCCAGCAGCTCCTGCTGCGGGCCGTCATCGCCTGGCTGTGGCGCGAGCCGCAGGAGGGCGAATTCGCCCGCTGGGGCACGGCGCTGCACGATCGCTTCATGCTGCCGCATTTCGTCTGGGAGGACTTCCTCGGCGTCCTCGACGATCTGAACCGCGCCGGCTACGCCTTCGACCCGGTCTGGTTCGAGGCGCAGCGCGAGTTCCGCTTCCCCTTCTACGGGGCCGTCGAGCATGCCGGCGTGAAGCTGGAGATCCGCACCGCGCTCGAGCCCTGGCACGTCACCGGCGAGGAGGGCGCGGCCGGCGGCACCGTGCGCTATGTCGACAGCTCGACCGAGCGTCTGCAGGTGAAGGCGGAAGGCCTCAATCCGGCGCGGCATGTGGTCACGGCCAATGGTCGCCGGGTGCCGATGACCTCGACCGGCCGCTCCGGCGAATTCGTGGCCGGCATCCGCTACAAGGCCTGGCAGCCGGCCTCGGGCATCCATCCGACCCTGCCTGTGAACGCGCCGCTGACCATCGACGTTCTCGACCGCTGGACCGGTCGATCGCTCGGCGGCTGCGTCTATCATGTGGCGCATCCGGGCGGGCGCAACTACGATACCTTCCCGGTCAATTCCTACGAGGCCGAGGCGCGCCGGCTTGCCCGCTTCTTCGATCACGGCCATACACCGGGCTTCGCGGCCGTCCCGCCGGACGAGCGCAGCCTCGATTTCCCGCTGACGCTCGACCTGCGCCGTCCGCCGCCCCGCCTCTGAGGTTCCTTTCGGAATGACCGAGACCGCCCAGCTCGAATTCGAGATGCGCTTCGCCGGGAGCGCAGGCGCTCCGGGAAGCGAGGCGGTGCGTGCGCTCCTGGCCGGGTATCGCCCGGAGGCCGGTGTCCACGACGAGATGATGGCGGAGGACGGGCGGCCGCGCGCTCACTGGCTGCCTCTGCTCAATCTGCTCGCGGGGCTCGGTCCGAACGAGGTGCGCCGCCGCTTCGCGCTGGCCGACCGGCATCTGGCCGATGCCGGCGTGGTCTACCGGGTCTACGGCGACGAGACCGGGGCCGAACGGCCCTGGCCGCTGTCGCATCTGCCGCTCGTCCTCGCCGAGGCCGACTGGTCGGCCCTCGCCGCCGGCATCGTCCAGCGCGCCGAGCTTCTGGAAGCGATCCTGGCCGATCTCTACGGCCCCGCCGACCTTGTCCGCCAAGGACACCTGCCGGCCGCCCTGGTCGCCGGCAACGGGGAGTTCCTGCGTCCCCTGGTGGGCGTGAAACCGGCCGGCGGTCATCATCTGCATGTCTTCGCCGCCGATGTGACGCGCGGCCCGGACGGCCGCTGGTGGGTGCTCGGCGATCGCACGCAGGCACCGTCGGGCGCCGGCTACGCCATCGAGAACCGGATCGCCCTGTCCTCGCGCGGCCTGCCGGACGTGTTCCGTGCCCTGAGGATCGAACGCCTGACGCGCTTCTTCCAGGCGCTGCGCTCCGGCCTCGCCAAGGCTTCCGGCCGCGACGAGCCGCGCATCGCCCTGCTGTCGCCCGGCCCGGCCAACGAGACCTATTTCGAGCATGCCTATCTGGCGCGCGTGCTCGGCTTCCTGCTGGTCGAGGGCGGTGACCTTTCGGTGCGCGGCGATCAGGTCTGGCTGCGCACCGTCGAGGGCCCGATCCGCGCCGACGTGATCCTGCGCCGGCTGGATGCCGATTTCGCCGATCCGCTCGAACTCAACGCCCATTCGCGCATCGGCGTGCCCGGCCTGATGCAGGCCGTGCGCGCCGGGACGGTGGTGATCGCCAATGCGCTCGGCGCCGGACTGGTCGAGGCGCCGGCCCTGATGCCGTTCCTGCCGGCGCTGTCCCGGCACCTGCTTGGCGAAGACCTGCGCCTGTCCAACCTCGCCACCTGGTGGTGCGGCGATCCGGACGCCCGCGCCGCCGTGATCGGCGACATCCGCGCCAAGGCGCTGGCACCCGCCTTTGGCCGCACCCTGCGCGGCACGCTCGACAATATGGGCGTCAACGGCGCCGACCTGTCGCCGGACGACATGAAGCGGCTGATCGCCGCCATGGAGCGGCGCGGCACCGATTTCGTCGGCCAGGAGCCGGTGCGGCTGGCCACAACGCCGGTCTTCGAGCGCGGACGGCTGCAACCGCGTCCCTTCGCATTGCGCGTCTTCGCCGCGCGTGGCCCGGACGGCTGGACCGTGATGCCGGGCGGCCTCTGCCGCATCTCCGACCGACCGGATGCACGCGCCCTCTCGATGCAGCGCGGCGGCCGCTCGGCCGATGTCTGGGTCGCCACGAGCGCGGCCCCGGAGCCGAGCCTTCTGGTGCCGGACCCCGATCAGGTCGAGATCCGGCGCGACACCGGCGCTCTGCCGAGCCGGGCCGCCGACAATCTCTATTGGCTCGGCCGCTATCTGGAGCGCACGGAGGCGACCCTGCGGCTCGCCCGCAGCCTCGCCGGACAGACCAGCGACGACGGCCCGGATACCGGCGACGGCCCCTCGACCCGCCATGTCGCCGATCTCCTGGCCGCCTGGGGGGCGACGCCGTTCGGGCTCGACGACTATGCCGAGATCGTCCGCGAGGCGCTCGGCGGCACCTCGGTCGGCGCCGCGCCGCAGCTGGCGCGCGAAGCCCGCCGCACCGCCTCGGTGGTGCGCGACCGTCTGTCGCCGGATGCCTGGCGGGCGCTGGCGGATCTGACGGCCGTCTTCCCCCGGCCGTCGTCGGACCGCAACGAAACGGTCGGCGATATCGACCGCGACGGCGACGAGGACGAGGCGGATCTGTTCGCCGCCGCAGACCTGGGTCTGAGAACCATCGCGGCCTTTACCGGCCTCGCCCATGAGAACATGTACCGGCCGTCCGGCTGGCGGTTCCTCGACATGGGCGCGCGCATCGAGCGGGCGATCGCGGTCGCCCGCTACGCCCGGCGCCTCGCGGAGCCGAAGGCCGGCTCCAACCTTCTGATCCGGCTTCTGGAACTGACCGACAGCCAGATCGTTCATCGCGCCCGCTACATCTCAGGCCCCTCGGTGAAGACGGTCCTCGATCTGGTCCTGCTCGACGAAACGCATCCGCGCTCCGCCGCCTTCCAGCTGGATCGCCTGGTCGAGCATCTGACGCATCTGTCCAGCCGCCATGACGGCCGTGCCGACGATGCCGCGCGCGCCGCCCTGCGCCTTGCGGCACTGCTGAAATCCGCCGACCCGGCTGAGTTCGATGCGGACATGATCATGGATGTCGAGATCCGCCTGATGAAGCTCTCCGACGCGATCACGCGCCGCTATTTCGGCGAAGGCGCCGGCGAAGAGCCCGCCGACGAGATCGGCCCGGGCGGGGGATCGATGGGGGAGACCGGCGGCCCATGATCTACGAGGTCACCCATGTCACGCGGTATCACTACCGCGCGACGGTCCCGGTCACGCGCAACATGCTGCACCTGACCCCGGTCGACCGGCCCGGCCAGCGCGTGCTGGCGACCAGCCTCGTCATCGACCCGCGGCCGGCCGAGCGCAGCGAAGGCGTCGATTTCTTCGGCAACCGGACAACCCGGATCACGCTGCGCACGCCGCATGCCTTCCTGGAGATCCACGCCGCCTCGACCGTGTCGGTGGTCGCCCGCGATCTCCCCCGGCCGGGCAGCACGCCGACCTGGGAGACCATCGCCGATCTCGCCGCGACCGGCTTCAGCCTCGCTCCGGAGGATCCCGTCCACTACGTCTTTCCGAGCCGCTCGGTACCGCTCGTCGAAGAAGCCAGGGTCTATGCGGCGCGCTCCTTCCCGCCCGGCCGGCGTATCCTCGACGGCGCGGTCGAGCTCAACCGCCGCATCCGCGCGGATTTCGCCTACGATCCGACCGCCACTGACGTGACCACGCCGGTCGCCAAGGTCTTCGCCGGGCGGCGCGGCGTCTGC
This is a stretch of genomic DNA from Prosthecodimorpha staleyi. It encodes these proteins:
- a CDS encoding transglutaminase family protein, producing MIYEVTHVTRYHYRATVPVTRNMLHLTPVDRPGQRVLATSLVIDPRPAERSEGVDFFGNRTTRITLRTPHAFLEIHAASTVSVVARDLPRPGSTPTWETIADLAATGFSLAPEDPVHYVFPSRSVPLVEEARVYAARSFPPGRRILDGAVELNRRIRADFAYDPTATDVTTPVAKVFAGRRGVCQDFAHAMISGLRGLGLPARYVSGYLRTEPPPGRPRLAGADATHAWVEIWCGPSEGWIGLDPTNAIAAGDSHVVLAVGRDYADVSPVDGVIVYSGPQGLSVGVDVVEVDPARTNPRVLAPKRAE
- a CDS encoding circularly permuted type 2 ATP-grasp protein; translated protein: MTETAQLEFEMRFAGSAGAPGSEAVRALLAGYRPEAGVHDEMMAEDGRPRAHWLPLLNLLAGLGPNEVRRRFALADRHLADAGVVYRVYGDETGAERPWPLSHLPLVLAEADWSALAAGIVQRAELLEAILADLYGPADLVRQGHLPAALVAGNGEFLRPLVGVKPAGGHHLHVFAADVTRGPDGRWWVLGDRTQAPSGAGYAIENRIALSSRGLPDVFRALRIERLTRFFQALRSGLAKASGRDEPRIALLSPGPANETYFEHAYLARVLGFLLVEGGDLSVRGDQVWLRTVEGPIRADVILRRLDADFADPLELNAHSRIGVPGLMQAVRAGTVVIANALGAGLVEAPALMPFLPALSRHLLGEDLRLSNLATWWCGDPDARAAVIGDIRAKALAPAFGRTLRGTLDNMGVNGADLSPDDMKRLIAAMERRGTDFVGQEPVRLATTPVFERGRLQPRPFALRVFAARGPDGWTVMPGGLCRISDRPDARALSMQRGGRSADVWVATSAAPEPSLLVPDPDQVEIRRDTGALPSRAADNLYWLGRYLERTEATLRLARSLAGQTSDDGPDTGDGPSTRHVADLLAAWGATPFGLDDYAEIVREALGGTSVGAAPQLAREARRTASVVRDRLSPDAWRALADLTAVFPRPSSDRNETVGDIDRDGDEDEADLFAAADLGLRTIAAFTGLAHENMYRPSGWRFLDMGARIERAIAVARYARRLAEPKAGSNLLIRLLELTDSQIVHRARYISGPSVKTVLDLVLLDETHPRSAAFQLDRLVEHLTHLSSRHDGRADDAARAALRLAALLKSADPAEFDADMIMDVEIRLMKLSDAITRRYFGEGAGEEPADEIGPGGGSMGETGGP